A stretch of the Vanacampus margaritifer isolate UIUO_Vmar chromosome 6, RoL_Vmar_1.0, whole genome shotgun sequence genome encodes the following:
- the kcnj11 gene encoding ATP-sensitive inward rectifier potassium channel 11, whose amino-acid sequence MLSRKGLIPEDYLLTRLAEDVQQPKFKSKARKARFVAKNGACNVAHTNIREQGRFLQDVFTTLVDLKWLHTLIIFTMSFLCSWLLFGMIWWLIAFAHGDLDRQAGGFVPCVTEIHSFSSAFLFSIEVQVTIGFGARMVTEECLSAIVVLIMQNIVGLVINAIMLGCIFMKTAQAHRRAETLIFSKHAVISVRNNKLCFMVRIGDLRKSMIISATVRMQMVRRTTTEEGEVVPLDQIDINMDNPVGTNGIFLVSPLIICHVIDKDSPMYAMSAVDLMNDDVEVIVILEGVVETTGITTQARTSYVSEEILWGQRFVPTVSEEEGMYAVDYSKFGNTQKVPTPCCSARKLDQDGGIARFKLVEGVTLRPSVRRRRGSTIARRSRLENR is encoded by the coding sequence ATGTTGTCCAGAAAAGGACTCATTCCGGAGGACTATTTGCTGACACGCTTGGCTGAGGATGTGCAGCAGCCCAAGTTCAAATCGAAAGCGAGGAAAGCCCGCTTCGTGGCCAAGAACGGCGCCTGCAATGTGGCGCACACTAACATTCGCGAGCAGGGTCGCTTCCTTCAAGACGTCTTCACCACTCTGGTGGACCTGAAATGGCTCCACACGCTCATCATCTTCACCATGTCGTTCCTGTGCAGCTGGCTCCTCTTCGGGATGATCTGGTGGCTCATCGCCTTCGCGCACGGCGACTTGGACCGGCAAGCGGGCGGGTTCGTGCCGTGCGTCACGGAAATTCACTCCTTCTCGTCCGCCTTCCTCTTCTCCATCGAGGTGCAGGTGACCATCGGCTTCGGGGCGAGGATGGTGACGGAGGAGTGCTTGTCCGCCATCGTCGTCCTCATCATGCAGAACATCGTGGGGCTGGTCATCAACGCCATCATGCTGGGCTGCATCTTCATGAAAACCGCGCAGGCGCACAGGCGCGCCGAGACGCTCATTTTCAGCAAGCACGCCGTCATATCCGTGCGCAATAACAAACTTTGCTTCATGGTGCGAATCGGCGACCTGAGGAAGAGCATGATCATCAGCGCTACCGTGCGGATGCAGATGGTCAGGCGGACCACCACCGAGGAGGGCGAGGTGGTGCCGCTGGACCAGATCGACATCAACATGGATAACCCGGTGGGCACCAACGGCATCTTCCTGGTGTCCCCGCTCATCATCTGCCACGTGATCGACAAGGACAGCCCGATGTACGCCATGTCCGCCGTGGACCTGATGAACGACGACGTGGAGGTCATCGTGATCCTGGAAGGGGTGGTGGAGACCACCGGCATCACCACGCAGGCCAGGACCTCCTACGTGTCGGAGGAGATCTTGTGGGGGCAGCGATTCGTGCCCACTGTGTCCGAGGAGGAAGGCATGTACGCGGTGGACTACTCCAAGTTCGGCAACACGCAGAAGGTGCCCACACCGTGCTGCAGCGCCAGGAAACTGGACCAGGATGGTGGCATCGCGAGGTTTAAACTCGTCGAGGGCGTCACCTTGCGGCCGTCGGTGAGAAGGCGCCGGGGGTCCACCATAGCCCGGCGCTCCAGGTTGGAGAACAGATGA
- the mob2a gene encoding MOB kinase activator 2a isoform X4, translating into MDWLMGKSKTKPNGKKPPAEEKKQYLEPEFTKIRVVDFDLKELVVLPREIDLHEWLASNTTTFFNLINLQYSTISEFCTGDSCQAMTACNTIYYWQDEKGKKTKCTAPQYVDLVMSLCQKLVTDEEVFPTKYGKEFPNSFDTLVKKICRYLFHVLAHLYWAHFKETVALELQGHLNTLYAHFIVFVREFNLVDPKETCIMDDLSEILCAPAPPAPSTAPAPPSPTSSPSPPSQNHVTER; encoded by the exons GAAGTCAAAGACAAAACCAAACGGAAAGAAGCCTCCAGCAGAAGAGAAGAAGCAATACCTAGAGCCGGAGTTCACAAAGATCCGAGTGGTGGATTTTGACCTTAAGGAGTTGGTAGTTCTGCCCCGAGAGATAGACCTCCATGAATGGCTAGCCAGCAACA CGACTACATTCTTCAATCTTATCAACTTGCAGTACAGCACCATCTCCGAGTTCTGCACTGGGGACAGCTGTCAAGCCATGACAGCATGCAACAC AATATACTACTGGCAGGATGAGAAGGGGAAGAAGACAAAGTGCACTGCGCCACAATATGTTGACCTCGTTATGAGTCTTTGTCAGAAACTGGTCACAGATGAGGAAGTCTTTCCTACGAAGTATG GCAAAGAATTCCCCAACTCCTTTGACACGCTGGTGAAGAAGATCTGCCGGTACCTGTTCCACGTGCTGGCTCACCTCTACTGGGCGCACTTTAAAGAAACGGTGGCACTGGAGCTGCAGGGCCACTTGAACACTCTGTATGCACATTTCATTGTTTTCGTAAGGGAATTCAACCTGGTGGACCCCAAGGAGACCTGTATCATGGACGACCTGTCCGAAATCCTGTGCGCCCCCGCCCCGCCGGCGCCCTCGACCGCGCcggcccccccctccccaacctCGTCCCCGTCCCCTCCCTCACAAAACCACGTGACGGAGAGATGA
- the mob2a gene encoding MOB kinase activator 2a isoform X3 — MGVLVCCDCFFYRKSKTKPNGKKPPAEEKKQYLEPEFTKIRVVDFDLKELVVLPREIDLHEWLASNTTTFFNLINLQYSTISEFCTGDSCQAMTACNTIYYWQDEKGKKTKCTAPQYVDLVMSLCQKLVTDEEVFPTKYGKEFPNSFDTLVKKICRYLFHVLAHLYWAHFKETVALELQGHLNTLYAHFIVFVREFNLVDPKETCIMDDLSEILCAPAPPAPSTAPAPPSPTSSPSPPSQNHVTER; from the exons GAAGTCAAAGACAAAACCAAACGGAAAGAAGCCTCCAGCAGAAGAGAAGAAGCAATACCTAGAGCCGGAGTTCACAAAGATCCGAGTGGTGGATTTTGACCTTAAGGAGTTGGTAGTTCTGCCCCGAGAGATAGACCTCCATGAATGGCTAGCCAGCAACA CGACTACATTCTTCAATCTTATCAACTTGCAGTACAGCACCATCTCCGAGTTCTGCACTGGGGACAGCTGTCAAGCCATGACAGCATGCAACAC AATATACTACTGGCAGGATGAGAAGGGGAAGAAGACAAAGTGCACTGCGCCACAATATGTTGACCTCGTTATGAGTCTTTGTCAGAAACTGGTCACAGATGAGGAAGTCTTTCCTACGAAGTATG GCAAAGAATTCCCCAACTCCTTTGACACGCTGGTGAAGAAGATCTGCCGGTACCTGTTCCACGTGCTGGCTCACCTCTACTGGGCGCACTTTAAAGAAACGGTGGCACTGGAGCTGCAGGGCCACTTGAACACTCTGTATGCACATTTCATTGTTTTCGTAAGGGAATTCAACCTGGTGGACCCCAAGGAGACCTGTATCATGGACGACCTGTCCGAAATCCTGTGCGCCCCCGCCCCGCCGGCGCCCTCGACCGCGCcggcccccccctccccaacctCGTCCCCGTCCCCTCCCTCACAAAACCACGTGACGGAGAGATGA
- the mob2a gene encoding MOB kinase activator 2a isoform X1 encodes MVGDYCSFSGDKTDMHSQRNTKNGLSCKMVLQAVGKVLRKSKTKPNGKKPPAEEKKQYLEPEFTKIRVVDFDLKELVVLPREIDLHEWLASNTTTFFNLINLQYSTISEFCTGDSCQAMTACNTIYYWQDEKGKKTKCTAPQYVDLVMSLCQKLVTDEEVFPTKYGKEFPNSFDTLVKKICRYLFHVLAHLYWAHFKETVALELQGHLNTLYAHFIVFVREFNLVDPKETCIMDDLSEILCAPAPPAPSTAPAPPSPTSSPSPPSQNHVTER; translated from the exons ATGGTCGGCGATTATTGCTCTTTCTCCGGGGATAAAACGGACATGCACTCCCAGAGAAACACTAAGAACGGATTAAGTTGCAAAATGGTGCTTCAAGCGGTCGGAAAAGTTCTAAG GAAGTCAAAGACAAAACCAAACGGAAAGAAGCCTCCAGCAGAAGAGAAGAAGCAATACCTAGAGCCGGAGTTCACAAAGATCCGAGTGGTGGATTTTGACCTTAAGGAGTTGGTAGTTCTGCCCCGAGAGATAGACCTCCATGAATGGCTAGCCAGCAACA CGACTACATTCTTCAATCTTATCAACTTGCAGTACAGCACCATCTCCGAGTTCTGCACTGGGGACAGCTGTCAAGCCATGACAGCATGCAACAC AATATACTACTGGCAGGATGAGAAGGGGAAGAAGACAAAGTGCACTGCGCCACAATATGTTGACCTCGTTATGAGTCTTTGTCAGAAACTGGTCACAGATGAGGAAGTCTTTCCTACGAAGTATG GCAAAGAATTCCCCAACTCCTTTGACACGCTGGTGAAGAAGATCTGCCGGTACCTGTTCCACGTGCTGGCTCACCTCTACTGGGCGCACTTTAAAGAAACGGTGGCACTGGAGCTGCAGGGCCACTTGAACACTCTGTATGCACATTTCATTGTTTTCGTAAGGGAATTCAACCTGGTGGACCCCAAGGAGACCTGTATCATGGACGACCTGTCCGAAATCCTGTGCGCCCCCGCCCCGCCGGCGCCCTCGACCGCGCcggcccccccctccccaacctCGTCCCCGTCCCCTCCCTCACAAAACCACGTGACGGAGAGATGA
- the mob2a gene encoding MOB kinase activator 2a isoform X2, protein MRFKRNGSYTLNRKSKTKPNGKKPPAEEKKQYLEPEFTKIRVVDFDLKELVVLPREIDLHEWLASNTTTFFNLINLQYSTISEFCTGDSCQAMTACNTIYYWQDEKGKKTKCTAPQYVDLVMSLCQKLVTDEEVFPTKYGKEFPNSFDTLVKKICRYLFHVLAHLYWAHFKETVALELQGHLNTLYAHFIVFVREFNLVDPKETCIMDDLSEILCAPAPPAPSTAPAPPSPTSSPSPPSQNHVTER, encoded by the exons GAAGTCAAAGACAAAACCAAACGGAAAGAAGCCTCCAGCAGAAGAGAAGAAGCAATACCTAGAGCCGGAGTTCACAAAGATCCGAGTGGTGGATTTTGACCTTAAGGAGTTGGTAGTTCTGCCCCGAGAGATAGACCTCCATGAATGGCTAGCCAGCAACA CGACTACATTCTTCAATCTTATCAACTTGCAGTACAGCACCATCTCCGAGTTCTGCACTGGGGACAGCTGTCAAGCCATGACAGCATGCAACAC AATATACTACTGGCAGGATGAGAAGGGGAAGAAGACAAAGTGCACTGCGCCACAATATGTTGACCTCGTTATGAGTCTTTGTCAGAAACTGGTCACAGATGAGGAAGTCTTTCCTACGAAGTATG GCAAAGAATTCCCCAACTCCTTTGACACGCTGGTGAAGAAGATCTGCCGGTACCTGTTCCACGTGCTGGCTCACCTCTACTGGGCGCACTTTAAAGAAACGGTGGCACTGGAGCTGCAGGGCCACTTGAACACTCTGTATGCACATTTCATTGTTTTCGTAAGGGAATTCAACCTGGTGGACCCCAAGGAGACCTGTATCATGGACGACCTGTCCGAAATCCTGTGCGCCCCCGCCCCGCCGGCGCCCTCGACCGCGCcggcccccccctccccaacctCGTCCCCGTCCCCTCCCTCACAAAACCACGTGACGGAGAGATGA